In Pyrus communis chromosome 1, drPyrComm1.1, whole genome shotgun sequence, the following are encoded in one genomic region:
- the LOC137741879 gene encoding rop guanine nucleotide exchange factor 7-like gives MNKIQYNKDVGQSILESYSRVMESIAFNIMARIDDLLYVDGSTKQQAAAESTSLYDQGRIGGTLPKQKRISPSPFLNSSYLSIILSALDPLVNQIGRSPGGMTYNKPIKKSNFSDALDDKLQKLTF, from the exons ATGAACAAGATTCAGTACAACAAG GATGTGGGGCAATCGATCCTTGAGAGTTACTCTAGGGTGATGGAAAGCATAGCCTTCAACATAATGGCAAGGATAGATGATCTACTATATGTAGATGGTAGCACCAAACAGCAGGCAGCTGCGGAGTCTACGTCTCTGTATGACCAGGGAAGGATTGGTGGCACATTGCCAAAACAGAAGCGGATATCACCCAGTCCCTTTCTCAATTCATCGTACCTCTCCATTATATTATCAGCATTGGATCCTCTTGTGAATCAGATAGGTAGAAGCCCCGGTGGAATGACATATAATAAACCAATAAAGAAGAGTAATTTTAGCGACGCGTTGGATGACAAGTTACAAAAGTTAACCTTTTGA
- the LOC137741898 gene encoding uncharacterized protein has translation MAQMRREDNESDEEAEVGSIAGRSYKPRNRAMMHASLMNNYFNLNLVYIEEDFRRRFQMRSHVFECLLHDVQQVNPYFRQKKNKAGRLDFSPHQKVTVALRMMAYGSPVDSMDETHGMSEFTCLDTIAELCDTIVQLYKDECLREPNQEYLDLLIHKAEDLGFLSTIGSLYCMHWDWKNRPTRWQESMPNPCVIRGNWIPKSYYSSWVFTSIQYPDGR, from the exons atggcgcaaatgagacgagaagataatgagtctgatgaagaagctgaa GTTGGCTCTATTGCTGGTCGttcttacaaaccacgaaacagagCGATGATGCATGCCAGTCTGATGAATAACTATTTCAACCTCAACTTAGTGTACATagaagaggatttcagacgTCGCTTCCAGATGAGGAGTCATGTCTTCGAGTGTTTACTTCATGATGTCCAGCaggtcaatccatactttcgacagAAGAAGAACAAAGCAGGTCGACTTGATTTCTCACCTCATCAAAAGGTTACTGTTGCACTTcgaatgatggcctatggctCCCCAGTTGATTCGATGGATGAAACCCATGGTATGTCTGAGTTTACATGCCTTGATACTATTGCTGAATTAtgtgacacaattgttcagCTTTACAAAGACGAGTGCCTCcgcgagccaaatcaagaaTATCTGGATCTACTCATTCACAAAGCTGAAGACCTTGGGTTTCTGAGCACGATAGGGTCATTATACtgcatgcattgggattggaaAAACCGTCCCACCAGATGGcaagaaagcatgccaaatccatgtgtcaTTCGAGGCAACTGGATCCCAAAATCATATTACAGTTCTTGGGTGTTCACCTCTATTCAATACCCTGATGGAAGGTAA
- the LOC137736407 gene encoding uncharacterized protein isoform X1, which translates to MLSYARHATAFVRNPHYPPSLFIHTSSVLKSIPFPICSLSSSSSLPKPRNTNAMGSLRALDVPLHYPTARRDESVVDDYNGVKVADPYRWLEDPDSEETKEFVQKQVELTQSVLKECDTRGQLGEKITQLFDHPRYDSPLKRGNKYFYTHNTGLQAQSVLYVQDSLDGKAEVLLDPNTLSEDGTVSLNTYSISEDAKYLAYALSSSGSDWATIKVMRVEDKAVKPETISWVKFSGICWTHDHKGFFYSRYPAPKEGEGEDIDAGTETNSNLYHELYYHFVGTDQSEDILCWRDSENPKYSFGADVTDDGKYILLYVEEGCDPVNKFYYCDMSALPNGLEGLRGKNDLLPVIKVIDKFDAQYHVIANDETVFTLLTNKDAPKYKLVRVDLKEPTVWTDVVPESEKDVLESASAVNGTQMIVSYLSDVKYVVQIRDLKSGNLLHQLPIDIGSVNGISARREDSTVFFGFTSFLTPGIIYQCNLDNEIPDLKVFREITVPGFERSEFHVDQVFVPSKDGTKIPTFVVARKNISLDGSHPCLLYGYGGFNISITPSFSVSRSVLTRHLGVVYCIANIRGGGEYGEEWHKAGSLSKKQNCFDDFISAAEYLVSAGYTQPSKLCIEGGSNGGLLVGACINQRPDLFGCALAHVGVMDMLRFHKFTIGHAWTSDYGCSDKEEEFRWLIKYSPLHNVRRPWEQHASQPHQYPSTMLLTADHDDRVVPLHSLKLLATLQYVLITSLENSPQTNPIIGRIECKAGHGAGRPTQKMIDEAADRYSFMAKMLGASWIE; encoded by the exons ATGTTGTCATACGCTCGACATGCCACTGCCTTTGTACGCAATCCCCATTACCCACCATCCCTTTTCATACACACATCATCAGTTCTCAAATCAATTCCATTTCCAATTtgctctctctcctcctcctcctctctcccaAAACCTAGAAACACGAACGCAATGGGTTCCCTCCGTGCCCTAGACGTCCCCTTGCACTACCCTACCGCCCGCCGAGACGAGTCCGTCGTCGACGACTATAACGGCGTCAAGGTCGCCGATCCTTACAGATG GCTTGAAGATCCTGACTCCGAAGAGACGAAAGAGTTCGTACAGAAACAAGTAGAATTGACGCAGTCGGTTCTGAAGGAATGCGATACGAGAGGCCAGCTTGGGGAAAAGATCACCCAGCTTTTCGATCACCCGCGTTATGATTCACCTCTTAAGCGAGGGAACAAGTACTTCTACACCCACAACACTGGGCTTCAAGCCCAAAGTGTCCTCTACGTGCAG GATAGTTTGGATGGAAAAGCAGAGGTGTTGCTTGATCCAAATACGCTTAGCGAAGATGGGACTGTTTCTTTGAACACTTATTCAATTAGTGAGGACGCCAAGTACTTGGCCTATGCCCTTAGTTCAAGTGGCAGTGACTGGGCCACGATTAAAGTGATGCGGGTTGAGGATAAGGCGGTCAAGCCTGAAACTATATCATGG GTCAAGTTTTCGGGTATTTGCTGGACACATGATCATAAAGGGTTTTTCTACAGCCGCTATCCAGCTCCAAA agaaggagaaggagaagataTTGATGCTGGGACAGAGACCAACTCAAATCTTTATCACGAGTTATACTATCATTTTGTGGGTACTGATCAATCAGAAGACATATTATGCTGGAGGGATTCTGAAAATCCTAAATACTCGTTTGGAGCTGATGTTACAGATGATGGGAAA TATATTCTTCTGTATGTTGAGGAGGGTTGCGACCCTGTCAACAAATTTTATTACTGTGACATGTCTGCACTTCCTAATGGTCTTGAAGGTCTAAGGGGGAAAAACGATTTACTGCCAGTTATCAAggttattgataaatttgatgcACAGTATCATGTCATTGCAAATGATGAAACTGTGTTTACTCTTCTGACAAACAAGGATGCTCCAAAATATAAGTTGGTCCGAGTTGATCTGAAGGAACCAACTGTTTGGACTGACGTTGTCCCAGAATCTGAAAAAGATGTGCTTGAATCAGCATCTGCTGTAAATGGTACCCAAATGATTGTTAGTTACTTGAGTGATGTGAAGTATGTTGTACAGATAAGGGATTTGAAATCAGGTAACTTGCTGCATCAATTACCGATTGACATTGGATCGGTTAATGGGATTTCGGCAAGACGTGAAGACAGTACAGTTTTTTTTGGGTTTACAAGTTTTCTTACCCCTGGTATAATTTATCAGTGTAATCTAGACAATGAAATTCCAGACTTGAAGGTATTTCGCGAAATTACGGTTCCTGGGTTTGAACGCTCAGAGTTCCATGTTGATCAG GTATTCGTTCCCAGTAAGGATGGCACTAAGATACCAACATTTGTTGTGGCCAGAAAGAACATTAGTTTGGATGGATCACATCCATGCTTGCTATACGGATATGGTGGATTTAACATTAGTATTACGCCTTCATTCAGTGTTAGTCGTAGTGTACTTACAAGGCATTTAGGTGTTGTTTACTGCATAGCCAATATCCGTGGGGGTGGAGAGTATGGTGAGGAATGGCATAAAGCAGGCTCCCTCTCTAAAAAGCAAAATTGCTTTGATGACTTCATTTCTGCAGCTGAATACCTTGTATCTGCCGGTTATACCCAACCCAGCAAGTTGTGTATTGAAGGTGGAAGTAATGGTGGACTGCTCGTTGGAGCTTGCATAAATCAG AGACCTGATCTTTTTGGTTGTGCGCTGGCTCATGTTGGTGTTATGGATATGCTACGGTTCCACAAGTTTACCATAG GTCATGCCTGGACTTCTGATTATGGCTGCTCTGACAAGGAGGAAGAGTTCCGTTGGTTAATTAA GTACTCGCCTTTACACAATGTTAGGAGACCATGGGAACAACATGCAAGCCAACCTCACCAATACCCATCTACCATGTTATTGACTGCGGATCATGATGACCGAGTTGTACCACTACACTCGTTGAAGTTATTGGCG ACCTTGCAATATGTTCTGATCACAAGTTTGGAGAATAGCCCACAGACAAATCCGATTATTGGTCGCATTGAATGCAAGGCGGGGCATGGAGCTGGACGTCCAACCCAGAAAATG ATTGACGAAGCTGCTGACCGGTATAGTTTCATGGCTAAAATGTTGGGGGCATCATGGATAGAGTAG
- the LOC137736407 gene encoding uncharacterized protein isoform X2 — MLSYARHATAFVRNPHYPPSLFIHTSSVLKSIPFPICSLSSSSSLPKPRNTNAMGSLRALDVPLHYPTARRDESVVDDYNGVKVADPYRWLEDPDSEETKEFVQKQVELTQSVLKECDTRGQLGEKITQLFDHPRYDSPLKRGNKYFYTHNTGLQAQSVLYVQDSLDGKAEVLLDPNTLSEDGTVSLNTYSISEDAKYLAYALSSSGSDWATIKVMRVEDKAVKPETISWVKFSGICWTHDHKGFFYSRYPAPKEGEDIDAGTETNSNLYHELYYHFVGTDQSEDILCWRDSENPKYSFGADVTDDGKYILLYVEEGCDPVNKFYYCDMSALPNGLEGLRGKNDLLPVIKVIDKFDAQYHVIANDETVFTLLTNKDAPKYKLVRVDLKEPTVWTDVVPESEKDVLESASAVNGTQMIVSYLSDVKYVVQIRDLKSGNLLHQLPIDIGSVNGISARREDSTVFFGFTSFLTPGIIYQCNLDNEIPDLKVFREITVPGFERSEFHVDQVFVPSKDGTKIPTFVVARKNISLDGSHPCLLYGYGGFNISITPSFSVSRSVLTRHLGVVYCIANIRGGGEYGEEWHKAGSLSKKQNCFDDFISAAEYLVSAGYTQPSKLCIEGGSNGGLLVGACINQRPDLFGCALAHVGVMDMLRFHKFTIGHAWTSDYGCSDKEEEFRWLIKYSPLHNVRRPWEQHASQPHQYPSTMLLTADHDDRVVPLHSLKLLATLQYVLITSLENSPQTNPIIGRIECKAGHGAGRPTQKMIDEAADRYSFMAKMLGASWIE, encoded by the exons ATGTTGTCATACGCTCGACATGCCACTGCCTTTGTACGCAATCCCCATTACCCACCATCCCTTTTCATACACACATCATCAGTTCTCAAATCAATTCCATTTCCAATTtgctctctctcctcctcctcctctctcccaAAACCTAGAAACACGAACGCAATGGGTTCCCTCCGTGCCCTAGACGTCCCCTTGCACTACCCTACCGCCCGCCGAGACGAGTCCGTCGTCGACGACTATAACGGCGTCAAGGTCGCCGATCCTTACAGATG GCTTGAAGATCCTGACTCCGAAGAGACGAAAGAGTTCGTACAGAAACAAGTAGAATTGACGCAGTCGGTTCTGAAGGAATGCGATACGAGAGGCCAGCTTGGGGAAAAGATCACCCAGCTTTTCGATCACCCGCGTTATGATTCACCTCTTAAGCGAGGGAACAAGTACTTCTACACCCACAACACTGGGCTTCAAGCCCAAAGTGTCCTCTACGTGCAG GATAGTTTGGATGGAAAAGCAGAGGTGTTGCTTGATCCAAATACGCTTAGCGAAGATGGGACTGTTTCTTTGAACACTTATTCAATTAGTGAGGACGCCAAGTACTTGGCCTATGCCCTTAGTTCAAGTGGCAGTGACTGGGCCACGATTAAAGTGATGCGGGTTGAGGATAAGGCGGTCAAGCCTGAAACTATATCATGG GTCAAGTTTTCGGGTATTTGCTGGACACATGATCATAAAGGGTTTTTCTACAGCCGCTATCCAGCTCCAAA agaaggagaagataTTGATGCTGGGACAGAGACCAACTCAAATCTTTATCACGAGTTATACTATCATTTTGTGGGTACTGATCAATCAGAAGACATATTATGCTGGAGGGATTCTGAAAATCCTAAATACTCGTTTGGAGCTGATGTTACAGATGATGGGAAA TATATTCTTCTGTATGTTGAGGAGGGTTGCGACCCTGTCAACAAATTTTATTACTGTGACATGTCTGCACTTCCTAATGGTCTTGAAGGTCTAAGGGGGAAAAACGATTTACTGCCAGTTATCAAggttattgataaatttgatgcACAGTATCATGTCATTGCAAATGATGAAACTGTGTTTACTCTTCTGACAAACAAGGATGCTCCAAAATATAAGTTGGTCCGAGTTGATCTGAAGGAACCAACTGTTTGGACTGACGTTGTCCCAGAATCTGAAAAAGATGTGCTTGAATCAGCATCTGCTGTAAATGGTACCCAAATGATTGTTAGTTACTTGAGTGATGTGAAGTATGTTGTACAGATAAGGGATTTGAAATCAGGTAACTTGCTGCATCAATTACCGATTGACATTGGATCGGTTAATGGGATTTCGGCAAGACGTGAAGACAGTACAGTTTTTTTTGGGTTTACAAGTTTTCTTACCCCTGGTATAATTTATCAGTGTAATCTAGACAATGAAATTCCAGACTTGAAGGTATTTCGCGAAATTACGGTTCCTGGGTTTGAACGCTCAGAGTTCCATGTTGATCAG GTATTCGTTCCCAGTAAGGATGGCACTAAGATACCAACATTTGTTGTGGCCAGAAAGAACATTAGTTTGGATGGATCACATCCATGCTTGCTATACGGATATGGTGGATTTAACATTAGTATTACGCCTTCATTCAGTGTTAGTCGTAGTGTACTTACAAGGCATTTAGGTGTTGTTTACTGCATAGCCAATATCCGTGGGGGTGGAGAGTATGGTGAGGAATGGCATAAAGCAGGCTCCCTCTCTAAAAAGCAAAATTGCTTTGATGACTTCATTTCTGCAGCTGAATACCTTGTATCTGCCGGTTATACCCAACCCAGCAAGTTGTGTATTGAAGGTGGAAGTAATGGTGGACTGCTCGTTGGAGCTTGCATAAATCAG AGACCTGATCTTTTTGGTTGTGCGCTGGCTCATGTTGGTGTTATGGATATGCTACGGTTCCACAAGTTTACCATAG GTCATGCCTGGACTTCTGATTATGGCTGCTCTGACAAGGAGGAAGAGTTCCGTTGGTTAATTAA GTACTCGCCTTTACACAATGTTAGGAGACCATGGGAACAACATGCAAGCCAACCTCACCAATACCCATCTACCATGTTATTGACTGCGGATCATGATGACCGAGTTGTACCACTACACTCGTTGAAGTTATTGGCG ACCTTGCAATATGTTCTGATCACAAGTTTGGAGAATAGCCCACAGACAAATCCGATTATTGGTCGCATTGAATGCAAGGCGGGGCATGGAGCTGGACGTCCAACCCAGAAAATG ATTGACGAAGCTGCTGACCGGTATAGTTTCATGGCTAAAATGTTGGGGGCATCATGGATAGAGTAG